A stretch of the Streptomyces venezuelae genome encodes the following:
- a CDS encoding response regulator transcription factor, translated as MLRIVLAEDSVLLREGLVGLLERFGHQVLAAVGTAEELTAAVTQHVPDIVVTDVRMPPGFSDEGLRAALRLRGDNPRLPILVLSQYVQRAYAEELLDSGDGTGVGYLLKERVGNVEEFIDALRRVSAGATVVDPEVVRQLLRHRRDPLAKLTAREHEVLALMAEGQSNASVAAALHVSEGTVSKHFGSILAKLDLNLSDATNRRVLAVLTYLRG; from the coding sequence ATGTTACGCATCGTCCTGGCAGAGGACAGCGTGCTGCTGCGGGAGGGCCTTGTCGGCCTCCTGGAGCGCTTCGGCCACCAGGTCCTCGCGGCCGTCGGCACCGCGGAGGAACTCACCGCCGCGGTTACACAGCACGTCCCCGACATCGTGGTCACCGACGTACGGATGCCGCCCGGCTTCTCCGACGAGGGGCTGCGGGCCGCGCTGCGGCTGCGCGGGGACAACCCGCGGCTGCCGATCCTGGTCCTCAGTCAGTACGTACAGCGCGCCTACGCCGAGGAGCTCCTCGACTCCGGTGACGGCACCGGCGTCGGCTACCTCCTCAAGGAGCGGGTCGGGAACGTCGAGGAGTTCATCGACGCGCTTCGGCGGGTTTCCGCCGGTGCCACCGTGGTCGACCCCGAGGTGGTCCGCCAGCTGCTGCGCCACCGCCGCGACCCGCTCGCCAAGCTGACCGCCCGCGAACACGAGGTGCTCGCGCTGATGGCCGAGGGGCAGTCCAACGCCTCGGTCGCCGCCGCGCTCCACGTCAGCGAGGGCACCGTCAGCAAGCACTTCGGATCGATCCTCGCCAAGCTGGACCTGAACCTGTCCGACGCGACCAACCGTCGGGTGCTGGCCGTCCTCACCTACCTGCGCGGCTGA
- a CDS encoding SigE family RNA polymerase sigma factor: MRQRRREGFREFAEGRTGQLYRSACLLTSGDTHLAEDLVQETLGRMYLLWGRVSRIDNPAAYAQTVLVRAFLTHRRRRSAAEHPVGEVPEAGGGGEDPVLRMTLLGALGRLAPKDRAVLVLRYWEDRSVEETADVMNVSSAAVRTRSSRALARLREELGGSIAEFAGR; encoded by the coding sequence ATGCGGCAGCGACGCAGGGAGGGATTCCGTGAGTTCGCGGAGGGACGGACCGGGCAGTTGTACCGGTCGGCCTGTCTGCTGACGAGCGGGGACACCCACCTGGCCGAGGATCTGGTGCAGGAGACCCTGGGGCGGATGTACCTGCTCTGGGGGCGGGTCTCGCGCATCGACAATCCCGCGGCGTACGCGCAGACCGTGCTGGTCCGGGCGTTCCTCACGCACCGGCGGCGGCGTTCGGCCGCCGAGCACCCGGTGGGGGAGGTGCCCGAGGCGGGCGGGGGCGGTGAGGATCCCGTGCTGCGGATGACGCTGCTGGGGGCCCTGGGCCGGCTCGCGCCCAAGGACCGGGCGGTGCTGGTGCTCCGGTACTGGGAGGACCGCAGTGTCGAGGAGACCGCCGACGTGATGAACGTCAGCTCGGCGGCCGTACGCACCCGGAGCTCACGCGCCCTCGCGCGGCTGCGGGAGGAACTCGGCGGCAGCATCGCCGAGTTCGCCGGTCGCTGA
- a CDS encoding bifunctional 3'-5' exonuclease/DNA polymerase, which translates to MSEQATRWALAEDGNARWHAAPVTTPVTAPVTTPATTPITAPDPATAVRAAPPHTRWIWQSTAAVYPRLLAAGVRVDRCYDIEDAELLLLGHEGRLGQPRSAAAALARLNGTPVPPDPPQRSAEPGTQSSLFDPQPAAPLPLHDLLAVYADQMRRHQATAHPDRMQLLTAAESAGFLIAAEMNRAGLPWRADVHRAVLTELLGERYAGGGEPRRLAELADQVSAAFGRRVRPDLPADVIKAFAGAGIKVKSTRRWELQELDHPAVEPLIAYKKLYRIYTAHGWGWLKDWVHDGRFRPGYVPGGTVTGRWVTNGGGALQIPKVIRRAVVADPGWRLVVADADQMEPRVLAAISRDPGLMEVAGRPEDLYTSISRQGFAGDRDQAKLAVLGAVYGQTSGDGLKNLAALRRRFPRAVAYVDEAARAGEEGRLVRTWLGRTCPPAVGATEAEEAGLPQEPGPGADTGADTGADTGDDRAAPRDEWTPGYASTNTRARGRFTRNFVVQGSAADWALLMLAALRQATAAAGLRAELVFFQHDEVIVHCPAEEAEAVTEAIRTAADRAGRIAFGETPVRFPFTTAVVQCYADAK; encoded by the coding sequence ATGAGCGAGCAAGCCACCCGATGGGCCCTGGCCGAAGACGGCAACGCCCGCTGGCACGCCGCCCCCGTCACCACCCCCGTCACCGCCCCCGTCACCACCCCCGCGACCACCCCCATCACCGCCCCCGACCCCGCCACCGCCGTCCGCGCCGCCCCGCCCCACACCCGCTGGATCTGGCAGTCCACCGCCGCCGTCTACCCCCGCCTGCTCGCCGCAGGCGTCCGCGTGGACCGCTGCTACGACATCGAGGACGCCGAGCTCCTCCTCCTCGGCCACGAGGGCCGCCTCGGCCAGCCCCGCTCCGCCGCAGCCGCCCTCGCCCGGCTCAACGGCACCCCCGTACCGCCCGACCCCCCGCAGCGCTCCGCCGAGCCCGGTACCCAGTCCTCCCTCTTCGACCCGCAGCCCGCCGCCCCGCTCCCCCTCCACGACCTCCTCGCCGTCTACGCCGACCAGATGCGCCGCCACCAGGCCACCGCCCATCCGGACCGGATGCAGCTGCTCACCGCCGCCGAGTCCGCCGGTTTCCTGATCGCCGCCGAGATGAACCGGGCCGGGCTGCCCTGGCGGGCCGACGTCCACCGCGCCGTACTCACCGAGCTGCTCGGCGAGCGGTACGCGGGCGGCGGCGAGCCCCGCCGCCTCGCCGAGCTCGCGGACCAGGTGTCCGCCGCCTTCGGCCGCCGCGTCCGCCCCGACCTCCCCGCCGACGTGATCAAGGCCTTCGCCGGGGCCGGCATCAAGGTCAAGTCCACCCGCCGCTGGGAGCTCCAGGAGCTGGACCACCCGGCCGTCGAACCGCTCATCGCGTACAAGAAGCTGTACCGGATCTACACCGCCCACGGCTGGGGCTGGCTCAAGGACTGGGTCCACGACGGACGCTTCCGCCCCGGGTACGTCCCCGGCGGCACCGTCACCGGCCGCTGGGTCACCAACGGCGGCGGCGCCCTGCAGATCCCCAAGGTCATCCGGCGCGCCGTGGTCGCCGACCCCGGCTGGCGGCTGGTGGTCGCGGACGCCGACCAGATGGAGCCACGGGTCCTCGCCGCCATCTCCCGCGACCCCGGCCTGATGGAGGTGGCCGGGCGCCCGGAGGACCTCTACACGTCCATCTCCCGCCAGGGCTTCGCCGGCGACCGCGACCAGGCCAAACTGGCCGTCCTCGGCGCGGTCTACGGCCAGACCTCCGGTGACGGCCTGAAGAACCTCGCCGCCCTGCGCCGCCGCTTCCCGCGCGCCGTCGCCTATGTGGACGAGGCCGCCCGCGCGGGCGAGGAGGGCCGGCTCGTACGGACCTGGCTGGGCCGCACCTGTCCGCCCGCCGTGGGCGCGACGGAGGCCGAGGAGGCCGGACTGCCCCAGGAACCGGGGCCCGGCGCCGACACCGGCGCCGACACCGGTGCGGACACCGGCGACGACCGGGCCGCGCCCCGGGACGAGTGGACCCCCGGCTACGCCTCCACCAACACCCGTGCCCGCGGCCGGTTCACCCGCAATTTCGTGGTCCAGGGCAGTGCCGCCGACTGGGCCCTGCTGATGCTCGCGGCCCTGCGCCAGGCCACGGCAGCCGCCGGGCTCCGCGCCGAGCTGGTGTTCTTCCAGCACGACGAGGTGATCGTGCACTGCCCTGCCGAGGAGGCGGAGGCCGTCACCGAGGCGATCCGCACCGCCGCGGACCGGGCCGGACGTATCGCCTTCGGCGAGACCCCGGTCCGCTTCCCGTTCACCACGGCCGTGGTGCAGTGCTACGCGGACGCCAAGTAG
- a CDS encoding DUF2786 domain-containing protein, translating into MAEIVERACGAALYGQDDAGLDSGASLLAADPAAWSGVGQALLARGETYIRQAWERGWQPADVLRLVRRDLEERELRITGDLIAAEGRRYARLPARWPEVKGEVWWGADTEYAVQLAQRERTDRFTLATAVLEVLRLLIRLPSIEPVGPVPGDPAEVLEAAHIEPRMLARIRALLAKAEATGYPEEAEALSAKAQELMARHTVDEALLAERGGAPGQTPGACRIGVEPPYEEAKAVLLDAVATANRCRAVWNGAFEFSTVVGFESDLEAVELLYTSLLVQGTAAMTRAEAGQRAGGRKRTKTFRQSFLLAYASRLGHRLAETAEHAAAEAGGSDNLPALVAREVAVGARAEEMFPQTTTTRLRGATDHAGWTDGTAAADAAQVRHGRNPAPLSGPGRRPSR; encoded by the coding sequence GTGGCGGAGATTGTTGAGCGGGCCTGTGGTGCTGCGCTTTATGGCCAGGACGACGCCGGGCTTGACAGCGGCGCCTCGTTGCTCGCCGCCGATCCGGCCGCCTGGAGCGGGGTCGGGCAGGCTCTGCTCGCGCGCGGGGAGACGTATATACGGCAGGCCTGGGAACGGGGCTGGCAGCCGGCCGATGTGCTGCGGCTGGTCCGGCGGGATCTGGAGGAGCGGGAGCTGCGGATCACCGGGGATCTGATCGCCGCCGAAGGCCGCCGCTACGCCCGGCTGCCCGCCCGGTGGCCCGAGGTCAAGGGCGAGGTGTGGTGGGGCGCGGACACCGAGTACGCCGTACAGCTCGCGCAGCGCGAGCGGACCGACCGGTTCACGCTGGCCACCGCCGTCCTCGAGGTGCTGAGGCTGCTGATCCGGCTGCCCTCGATCGAACCGGTGGGACCGGTCCCGGGCGATCCCGCCGAGGTGCTCGAGGCCGCTCACATCGAGCCCCGCATGCTGGCCCGGATCCGGGCGCTGCTCGCCAAGGCGGAGGCGACCGGCTACCCCGAGGAGGCGGAGGCGCTCAGCGCCAAGGCGCAGGAGCTGATGGCCCGCCACACCGTGGACGAGGCGCTGCTGGCCGAGCGCGGCGGGGCGCCGGGGCAGACGCCGGGGGCCTGCCGGATCGGCGTCGAGCCGCCGTACGAGGAGGCCAAGGCGGTGCTGCTCGACGCGGTGGCCACGGCCAACCGCTGCCGGGCGGTGTGGAACGGCGCGTTCGAGTTCTCCACGGTGGTGGGCTTCGAGAGCGATCTGGAAGCGGTCGAGCTGCTGTACACCTCGCTGCTGGTGCAGGGCACCGCGGCGATGACGCGGGCGGAGGCCGGCCAGCGAGCCGGCGGACGCAAGCGGACGAAGACGTTCCGTCAGTCCTTCCTGCTGGCCTACGCCAGCAGGCTGGGCCACCGGCTGGCCGAGACGGCGGAGCACGCGGCGGCCGAGGCGGGCGGGTCGGACAACCTGCCGGCGCTGGTCGCGCGTGAGGTCGCGGTCGGTGCGCGGGCGGAGGAGATGTTCCCGCAGACCACGACCACCCGGCTGCGCGGGGCCACGGATCACGCGGGCTGGACGGACGGCACGGCGGCGGCGGATGCCGCCCAGGTCCGGCACGGCCGTAACCCCGCCCCCCTGTCCGGGCCGGGGCGCCGGCCGTCCCGCTGA
- the tatA gene encoding Sec-independent protein translocase subunit TatA, translating to MLRNAMQPWHLIVLLVVCLLVFGSKKLPEMARGLGKSLRILKAETAALRTENPRPPASDDRPA from the coding sequence ATGCTGAGAAACGCCATGCAGCCCTGGCATCTGATCGTCCTTCTGGTCGTCTGCCTGCTGGTGTTCGGTTCGAAGAAGTTGCCGGAGATGGCACGCGGGCTGGGCAAGTCCCTGCGGATCCTGAAGGCGGAAACCGCCGCCCTCCGCACCGAAAACCCGCGCCCGCCGGCCTCCGACGACCGTCCGGCCTGA
- a CDS encoding FUSC family protein, giving the protein MSWLRALKESARSGMTVERNRLEPLLAVRAAAGLALAIGGGLVLMGPEAAASCAFGAFQAAIATFQRSWRPRPVLALASGLTLAASTFIGYLVGSSHTAAFLALLALWAFLSGMAWAAGPTAGIIASGNVAIMLVTVTLPSSVAQAAGHALLIAVGGVVQAVLIVLFPVRRWGAQRDALADALAAEADYARRLRHDPEAPFDPGPLMTARAAATVTPRQARRRPAELHGARGLAERIRPVLASLADPAVGAPAEGPARDRVRELLAAAATVLDTAARAIRHGEPVRPPGPALAVLKSPDTADLLEGPALRAARRLAALLEDVLETAAPGSGRTADPGESRLRPTLPALLPLVLRAVRAELRPASPVFRHAVRVSAVAPAGYLIGSALPFGHAYWAPMASVMVMRPDFSQTYSRAVARFGGTLLGVAAATGIVQLAQPGIYLSGALAVVSAGLMYALLRTGYAVSQVFVSAYVVFLLGMGGTRWDQTVPDRVGLTLVGGLLAMIGYALYPAWETPRLRTRLADWLIADGRYAAAVLRQYADPAGAHRPDVRTALLAARDARVDWQEALARAAGEPVRHRGLSRAAADAAEDALAELGRTAMLLEAHLPDRAHPPVPAAGELAAALQASTEAGAKAVRERRVPEWEGVRAVLAQWDQAAGPDRTGRRWLRCCATGRSSCWTAWTRSPRPSAPDGAPDRALCDQGTTPRARASAHADAYEHSYDPVKLTSAHLHNRGLPVDHAYNGMAAAELASMYGLTWQKSRHSNSQGSCVEFAKLPGGDVAVRNSRFPDGPALVYTPAEIEALLLGAKDGEFDHLIG; this is encoded by the coding sequence ATGAGTTGGCTTCGGGCCCTGAAGGAGAGCGCCCGATCGGGGATGACCGTCGAGCGGAACCGCCTGGAGCCGCTCCTCGCCGTACGGGCCGCCGCCGGGCTGGCCCTCGCGATCGGCGGCGGGCTGGTCCTCATGGGCCCGGAGGCCGCCGCCAGTTGCGCCTTCGGGGCCTTCCAGGCCGCCATCGCCACCTTTCAGCGGAGCTGGCGCCCGCGCCCGGTGCTCGCCCTCGCCTCCGGGCTGACCCTCGCCGCCTCCACCTTCATCGGCTATCTCGTCGGGTCCTCCCACACCGCCGCGTTCCTGGCGCTGCTCGCCCTCTGGGCCTTCCTGTCCGGGATGGCCTGGGCGGCCGGTCCCACCGCCGGAATCATCGCCTCCGGCAATGTGGCCATCATGCTGGTGACCGTCACCCTGCCCAGCTCGGTCGCGCAGGCCGCCGGGCACGCCCTACTGATCGCCGTCGGCGGTGTGGTCCAGGCCGTGCTGATCGTGCTCTTCCCGGTACGCCGCTGGGGCGCCCAACGCGACGCGCTCGCCGATGCGCTGGCCGCCGAGGCCGACTACGCCCGCCGGCTGCGCCACGACCCCGAGGCCCCCTTCGACCCCGGGCCGCTGATGACCGCCCGGGCCGCCGCCACCGTCACCCCCCGCCAGGCCCGCCGTCGTCCCGCCGAACTGCACGGGGCGCGCGGGCTGGCCGAGCGGATCCGCCCGGTGCTGGCCTCGCTGGCCGACCCCGCGGTCGGGGCGCCCGCGGAGGGCCCGGCCCGGGACCGGGTGCGGGAACTGCTTGCCGCCGCCGCGACCGTGCTCGACACCGCGGCCCGGGCGATCCGGCACGGCGAGCCGGTGCGCCCGCCCGGTCCCGCGCTCGCCGTGCTCAAGTCCCCGGACACCGCCGACCTGCTGGAGGGTCCGGCCCTGCGGGCGGCGCGGCGGCTCGCGGCCCTGCTGGAGGACGTACTGGAGACCGCGGCCCCCGGCTCCGGCCGCACCGCCGACCCCGGGGAGTCGAGGCTGCGGCCCACCCTGCCGGCGCTGCTGCCCCTGGTCCTGCGGGCGGTACGGGCGGAACTCCGCCCCGCCTCACCGGTCTTCCGGCACGCCGTCCGGGTTTCCGCGGTCGCCCCGGCGGGCTATCTGATCGGGAGCGCACTGCCGTTCGGGCACGCCTACTGGGCGCCGATGGCCTCCGTGATGGTGATGCGGCCCGATTTCAGCCAGACCTACTCGCGGGCCGTGGCCCGCTTCGGGGGCACCCTGCTCGGGGTCGCGGCGGCCACCGGGATCGTGCAGCTGGCGCAGCCCGGGATATATCTGTCGGGGGCGCTCGCGGTGGTCAGTGCGGGTCTGATGTACGCGCTGCTGCGCACCGGGTACGCCGTCTCGCAGGTCTTCGTCTCCGCCTACGTCGTGTTCCTGCTCGGCATGGGCGGCACCCGCTGGGACCAGACCGTGCCGGACCGGGTGGGCCTCACCCTGGTCGGCGGCCTGCTCGCGATGATCGGGTACGCGCTCTACCCGGCCTGGGAGACCCCCCGGCTGCGGACCCGGCTCGCCGACTGGCTCATCGCGGACGGGCGGTACGCGGCAGCCGTCCTCCGGCAGTACGCCGATCCGGCCGGTGCCCACCGGCCCGATGTGCGCACCGCACTGCTGGCGGCCCGCGACGCCCGGGTGGACTGGCAGGAGGCGCTGGCCCGGGCGGCCGGCGAACCGGTCCGGCACCGCGGGCTGTCCCGGGCGGCGGCGGACGCCGCGGAGGACGCCCTGGCGGAGCTGGGCCGCACCGCGATGCTGCTGGAGGCCCACCTCCCCGACCGGGCGCACCCGCCGGTTCCGGCGGCCGGGGAACTGGCGGCGGCCCTGCAGGCGTCCACGGAGGCGGGGGCGAAGGCGGTACGGGAGCGCCGGGTGCCGGAGTGGGAGGGGGTGCGGGCCGTGCTGGCGCAGTGGGACCAGGCGGCCGGACCGGACCGGACCGGCCGCCGGTGGCTCCGCTGCTGCGCAACGGGGCGGAGCTCCTGCTGGACCGCCTGGACGAGGTCTCCGAGGCCCTCCGCCCCTGACGGGGCACCGGACCGGGCTCTCTGTGATCAAGGAACCACCCCGCGTGCACGTGCATCTGCCCATGCAGATGCCTATGAACACAGCTATGATCCGGTGAAGTTGACATCTGCACATCTGCACAATCGGGGGCTTCCTGTGGACCACGCGTACAACGGGATGGCAGCTGCAGAACTCGCTTCTATGTACGGTCTGACCTGGCAGAAGAGCAGGCACAGCAACTCGCAGGGATCCTGCGTGGAGTTCGCCAAACTGCCGGGCGGCGATGTGGCAGTGCGCAACTCGCGCTTCCCGGACGGGCCCGCGCTCGTCTACACGCCGGCCGAGATAGAGGCCCTGCTGCTCGGCGCGAAGGACGGCGAATTCGACCACCTCATCGGCTGA